TTCTGACAGAATCTGcgacaacaaaccaacaaatacGAGCACGTCATCAGGTCAGGCAGCCTGACATTACAAGATTTAGGTGGTGTGTTTGAGGACCGAAGGTGTTTCCAGGCAGGTGGTGAGGAGACCAAGACGATTTCTCATAGACACAAGCCTGTAAGATCATattaggggtgtgtgtgtgtgtgtgtgtgtgtgtgtgtgtgtgtgtgtgtgtgtgtgtgtgtgtgtcttacttCTGGTGTGCAGCTGGCCCCTGGGTGAAGGGACTGAAGCCAAATCCTCCATTACTCATTATACCTGAACCCTGAAGGGAGAGGAGACGGATATTTAGCACATTCCACCTTAAACATAGTGAGGTGTTGTTTGCATGTTGCCGGGGAAACActgattaaacattttaatatattgCACCTCAGTATAATGACTCAGAGCTACATTTAATTTTAGctgggtgtgtttttgtgaatgaatcagacagatgttaatttcatgttttttgagtGGAGTTTAGTGACAGCAGCCAAACGTGCACAGCTGGAGGAATCACTGTATTTTTAACAGCACAAAGTTTTGTGAATATCGTTTTATTaactttttgttcattttgtgaaatgaaaaatgtaaaatgttcagAAACCAAACCGTCAGAATGAGACTCGACGGTTCAGGTTCAAGACTCGGAGATGACGAGTCTGGACTTTTCATTTACCTTAACCTGGGCAGggccgtgtgtgtgttatcattttattgaggtgtgtttgttttgcgtACCCCGATCTTGTCGTCTATGAGCTGGCGGGCCAGGTCCATCTGCTGGGCCGTGCCTCTGATGGTGAAGACCCGGGTGTTGGGGTcggtggaggggggagggttcctctgcagctccacatgGGCTCCAGACTGCTGGTTAATACTCTTAATGGTCTcccctcctacacacacacacacacacacacacacacacacacacacacacacacacacacacacacacacacacacacagtttcatctgaatattaactttattaacacgATCACAAGGAGACAACAGCCAGAGAAATGAAGTCATATAACCAGCTGCTGATCAGTGAacacatccctcctcctcctcctcctcctcctcctcctcctcctcctcctcctcctcctcctcttcctcctcctcctcctcctcctcagcagaaTATCCTGAGGTCATTAACTCTTTGTTAACCAAATGAAGAGACCGTTAATAGACCTTTTATGAGATGAGAAACAGTCGATCTGAAGGTTTTCACCCTCTGAATAAATCTCCTTACTCTGcacacttcatttatttatttatttatttatttaagacaTCACATTCACtattaatcattttcatctGCAGTGTGTTCTGGAAATATATAAagctaattatttatttgatgtaaaGTTTAATTTTTAGCAGCAAAGCTGAGAAGTTATCAACATCAAGTTGTTCCTGTCATCtatcattaacattattaatCTTATCTATTTACAGAGGTGGACAGTAACTAAGTGCATTTACTTCAGTTCTGTACTTTTCATGTATCTGTTCTTTACTcgagtttatttatttgaaacttgtgacttttcctcctctgcactttaagacaaatattgttcttttgactccactacatttctatgaagggCTGAAGTCACTCAGtcatcagtcactcagtcatcagtcagttgtttcagagaaagaaaggtgCTTTTGATTACTTCAGTATTCATAAAATCAAGTACCCCAGTACTTTAACTGCCGGATCCGTGCTCCGACTGTGGAGCTGCATCTTCTTCCTGTCGTCTGATGTTGTTTCTGCTCAGAGTGAATCTTTCTTTTCTAACTGGATCTGATGTTGTCAAATTAAAACGTTTAGTTTAATGAGACTTTAGAGCAACAGAATCTaacgagacacacacacgtctgcgcAGCTATCCTTGTTAGGATGTTGCAATGACTTCCATTCATTGTGGACAGACGAGTCTAACCAGGACCTCAGACATTCTGCCTCATTTTGTTCTCcattaggacacacacacacacacacacacacacacacacacacacacacacacacacacacacacacacacacacacacacacacacacacacacacacacacacacacacacacacaaagagaccaTATGGTGTCTAAACATTGGGTACTTGACATCTTTTTTGcattgctgcttttattttggaagctGCTGCTCGACCCTCTTgacctccaacacacacacacacacacacacacacacacacacacacacacaacacacacacacacacacacacacacacacacactggtgaatGGTTTGAGAGGGTTTTAAGTGAGGTTACTGAGGGTTCTCTCAGCCGTTTCCTGCAGATTTAGACGTGAACAGAAGTGAATCCTCAGCTCTACCTTCAGTTTAATTCTCTGAAtggatgaaaacactgatgataTTTTAGCAGGGCCTTTCCAGTTCAGCTTCTttcatcattaaaaacactaattcagttttattttgaagcagttCAGGGATAAATTGATGAATtagtgaattttatttttgtgaggtgaagcagcagctgagtcaCAATATATTATCAATATGATTAATCAATATGCATTTGTCGGCTCTCctccaatcacagagcagacCTCATGTCTCCACTGTGTCTCTTTATCTGGATCCACTAGTCTAacgtttatttttatttttgtgacacTTTTACTCTGAAGGACGGCTTCCTGTTGGAGAGGAAGCTGTGATGACGCTGCTTGTGATAACTTGACATAAAACTCAATCTCAGCTACACCTTGTTATTTTAGTAGAGACTTTGGTGTATAAGATGATAAACCCTGAGCTGCAGGCTACAAGCCAGACGGACTGTGGCTCATTTCATGAAAGACAGGAACACCAAGTCTCACGGTTTCTACATGTGAATCCTCACGTTAACTTGAAAGATCCAAATGGAAGAAAGATGCATCATCTACTCCTCAGAGGAAACCAGAGTCTGTAACTGTGTCCAAGTCCAAGCTCAACTGTCAACGTGTTCAACACGTCGCTGGTCTctgaacagaggaagagacataATAATCCTACTGCCGTCTAACGATCGATAAATCAGTCCGAAACACTGACGATCAGCTCATCAGATGCTTCCTGAGGCTGGTCACTCTGGTGAGGAGCTAtcgctgcaggaggagcagcaggaggaggaggaggagttccTAACAGTGCTCTCTGCAGGAggactcagtgtgtgttgtcaaactgtttCTACATTAGAAAGTCAATCTGCTCTTTATCAACGAGTTGAATCTCAGTCTAGAAACACTGTGTTGAGTGAaaacttcctgcagctgcagagggaaACTGATTTCTCCTCCTACCTTTGCCGATGACCAGGCCACACTTGTCAGCGGGGATGGTGTAGGTCACTTCCTGTAGGGGACCAGGAGAGCCCATAGTCCAATCACCACGACCTCTGACCCTGCCGCCCCGCAGGGCCGAGCCGAAACCGTCACGCTCCTGCAACAACAGAGGAATGACAGCGGTTCATAGTGAaggtcatctgtgtgtgtgtgtgtgtgtgtgtgtgtgtgtgtgtgtgtgtgtattacctGTGCAGTCTGGATGAGCTCATTGATGAGGTGGACTGCGTGCTGACAGCGGTCTGGCTGTCctatcaccatggcaacacgCTCTGGACTGATGCCATCATCTGGATGACAGAGAGACCAATAATTTTAACTGAAttaacaaacacattcatcGATTTTAAACTGGATTACACTGCGAACTGGATCTAATATATAAACAGACCTGCTTTGATCTGGATTAAACTGGACTAAACTGACCAGAGTTAATCTAGATTACAGTGTAATCTGCTGCTGTAGACAGGTTTCAGACTAGATCACATTTAAACTGTTTCAAAATGGATTAATCTGGTATAAATAGATCAATTTTAATCTGGATTATGATGGTGACACACAACAGTTTTAATCAGCAGTTTAAAACTGGTGTAAACTAGATTACATTATACAGAATAAACAGACCTGCTCTAATTTGGCTCATACAGATGTCACCGGACTGTTTTAATCTGGATCACACCGGTGTAAACAGACTGACCTTAACTGTATACTTGATCTGTGGTAAAACAAGATTTAAACCAGATTATACTGGTGTACACCAACGTCTAAAACTGAATTATATTGGTGGAATAACACCAGTTTTATTCTGGATCAACCTGGTATACAGAAACCATTTCTAATCTGGATTAGACTGGTGTAAAGAGACAGATTTTAATATGGATTATACTAGTAGTATACTAGATTTAAACTGGATTATACTGATGTTAACAGACCTGTTTGAAGTGGATTATGTTGGTGTAAACAGACTAGATTTCAACCTGATTTTAGTGGCTCAAGCAGACCAGCATTACATGGATGTACTGTTGTAAACTGGACTGTACTGGTGTAGTAGAGTGGTTCTTAACTGGAATATAATGAGGTAAATGGTTTAAACTGGATTATTCTGGTGTAAACAGAGCTGCTTTAATATGGATTATATTAGTTTGAGCAGACTAGTTTTGAACTGGATAAACAGACCTGCTTTAAACTGGATTCGGACTCCCGCATCGTTCTGGATCTTCTTGATCATTTCTCCATTTCTGCCGATCACGATACCAACAGCAAACCTGGGAACTGGAACctggagaaagacaggaagaaccTTCTAATACTGATATAGTGGatcttacagtgtgtgtgtgtgtgtgtgtgtgtgtgtgtgtgtgtgtgtgtgtttgtctcgtACGTCCAGGCTGGTTCCTCCCAGTCGGGCGCTGAAGTCGTTGCGTCCAGACCTGAAATCTCCGTCCTTCTCCCTGATCACCTCCAACACCAGCTCCCTGGCTGCCTGCAGGAGGGACAGAGTCACGTCACATGCTGTGtgttggactgtgtgtgttggactgtgtgtgttggactgtgtgtgttggactgtgtgtgtttgtgcgtaacttgtgtgtgtttgaagacGGGACGACAAAATGTTCCCGCCCAAcacattctgtgtttttcttccgAAACCGACAGTGAACGTCTCCGCTAACAGAACTGTGATGTGTCAGACTCCTCTGAGCCTTAGAGCTCcacaccaaatgtggattaatccgccactgaaaatagtccccaacaaagtCCGTACTTCCTCCGGTTTGATAGACACCacagtgatcagctgtttcaggaaaCGACTGagactttgaaatgaaactttatatttcatataaagaaaacacaaagaacttAATAACTagaatctcctcctcctccactcagactactTCCTcgttacatccctgtttatccagagtcagaggaaatatcaaatatttgtgtcacattttgtcataatcCTCACTAAACACtagtgaggtcacactgacctttgacctttgaccagaccgagtctaatcagttcatcctttggaccaaataaatgtttgtaccaaatctGTTCCGTTAATGTGtaactgagatattgtgtccacggGAATGAGACGTATGGACGTACAACCTGAAAATCAATATGgcggctctgactgtcaccgGCGCAGaggaataataaataaaaaaaagcagtatTATCAATTGAAATAGGATAACATAGATAGATGACTAAAGAGAGTAGACAGAATAAAAAGTATGAGGTTTAAGGGAAGGCTAAGCTAAAATAATAAGACTTTAGATTTCTATTAAAAGTAAGTGGCGGTTGTGTCGTCCTCAGACCTCACTGCAGAACGCTGCCTCTCATGTTTCGTTGAGCTCGAGGCTGAAGGACAGGCTCAGAGCATCTGAGGTGTCGAGTTTACCTTAACATCATATCCTATGTATTCAGGCGCGTGTCCATTCAGTGATTTGAAGACTGATAAAAGGATTTAAAATCTGCTCTAAAGGTGACAGGGAACCAGTGAGGAGACTTCAGGACAGGAGGACTGTGAGCTCTCCCTCTGGTCTTGGTCTGCTGCAGTCTGATGGTCTGCACTGGGTcgaccagagaggagagcatCACAGTGCTCCAGCCTGCACCTCAGTAATACATCTTTTTGTGACATAACTGATGTGGGATTCAAACTCCAGCCAGGGTGTAGAAACACACCAGGATCTTATTAAAGCGGTCGGTACCTGCACTTTGTACGGGTCTCCAGAGATACGAAGAGGTTTGTCGGCTCCTGTCGGCATCGGACCGTCCtggatcatcatcatctttactCCTGCTcgctcctgacacacacacacacacacacacacacacacacacacacacacacacaacacacacacacacacacacacacacacacacgttcatcAGAAGAACTTGAATAGATACTTTGCGTGTGTGCTCGCGTCACACCGCTGCGTTCTGTACCTGCAGCTGCTTGATGGTGTCTCCTCCTCGGCCAATCACCAGCCCCACCTTACTGGCAGGGATCAGCATCTCCTGCACCGAAGCGCCGCCCTCTCCATCGCTGTGGAAACCAGGGCCGTTTCTACAGCGGTCCACGATCTGGACCAGCAGCCGCTTCGCCTGCCTGTAAACACACCaacaggtaaaaacacacatgcagatacacacaaacacacaggtggaggtgaggaggCGGTGAAGTGAAACCTACTCGATGCTCTCCGGAGTTCCCGTCAGAGAACACGGCCGCTCCATCAGACCGCcgctgtctgcacacacacatacagaaggTAAGTTACACAGGTGAGCCAACATCTGTCTACATCTGACATCTACTTCATGTTTCCTAACTGTTTTTAGCCTCGACTGAGAACAGCTGATCACTTTTAGAACAACAGACCAAtaagagaaggagagagcaaTTACCTTAGAGGACCTATCATGGccattttttagttttcatcattttattcttggtgctttaatgttctgaaaagacattttgtttcttcttctgtgcgTCTCATACTGTTCTCTATTCACCCTCTGTGTAAAATGCTTTGTTAGAGCTCTGGGCTCTTTAAGGCTGAAGCTTGCCGGTTACTACCACCGTAACTACACGCTCCGCCGATGTTTCGCTGTAAACAAATGTTGTGGCTGTTATGGCTTCGGCTCTGAACAAGGACATGATAAGCCTGTTCCACCTTCACAAGCTGGACTGGAGCAGGAAAACAAGCGTACCCAATGTCAGGCAGCCAGAAGGAGGGTAAAGGCAGAAATGTGATGAGAAGTGCTTCCAATCAAGTCCCTTGACAGTCTGCAAAGACTTTGCGAGACAGTGCTCATAACCTAGAATAGTTTGATGAAAAACCCTTTggaggaatataaataatggaggaacagacagacagtcggactcttcaaaggtagggagtctCCACCACTATActcaaaatcaaatcacagcAAATACTGATCTGATTTAGGTTGTTTGTCTTAACTGCAGTTTTGATAAAGTTCactgagacacaaaaacatcctCAGTTTTTTATGTTGCCTCAAACTTCTGCACAGTTCTGTTTCTATCCACACTTCAACTGTGAGACCACAGTCAAATGTGGACGCCTTAACTCAGTCGAATAAAAGGTTAAATTCTACAGCGGATGAACAAGAGGTGAACAGGCGGTCTCACCAGCAGCGATCTGGATCTTGCAGCCGGACTCCAACTGGATCCTGGTGAtctgttctcctcctctaccaatgactgaaggaggaggagaggagagtcatTTACAAGACATTTCATCATAATcgtagcaaaacttacatatagctcctttaaaatatTAAGAGTCAGATGGAAGGTTCTAGATCAGATGCTAAAGTTCTACCTCAGGTTAAAGGTTTAAGATTAGGTGGAAGGTTCTGGATCAGGTGAAAAGGTTCAAGGTTTGAAGTAGAGGTTCTAGGGTAAGCTAAAGGTTCAAATGAGAGGTTCTACTTAAATCTATAATGTTCGGGTTTGTGGAAGGTTCTAGATCAGGTGTAAATGCTTTGGATTTTGGcaacaaaaaaaggtttggCATAGGTTAAAGGATCTATGtcaagtgaaatatttttagGTCAGGTGAAAGTCAGATTGATACCAGATATGGTTTGATACCAGGACCACTTTGTTGGAAAGAGCTAAAGGTTCAAGGTCAGATCTTGattcaaataaacattaaagACACAAAGACTGGATCATTGTTTTGGTCCAGACTTGTTCTCTTCATCAGCTCAGTTAAAAACCTAAATCTGACTGGACAATGAAACCCTCAGACACGGGACCAGCAGGACTGcctgaaaggtcagaggtcatacTCACTGAAGCCCACCATCCTGTCGGGGACCTTGTAATCCTCT
This genomic window from Seriola aureovittata isolate HTS-2021-v1 ecotype China chromosome 5, ASM2101889v1, whole genome shotgun sequence contains:
- the LOC130169706 gene encoding far upstream element-binding protein 3-like isoform X5; amino-acid sequence: MMAELVQGQASMNQPGLKSDGLADVLQRARQMVGKMGGEAMSHLNSSSGSVEPSLYYPGQKRPGEDGVGNQLAAMGHQSRVITEDYKVPDRMVGFIIGRGGEQITRIQLESGCKIQIAADSGGLMERPCSLTGTPESIEQAKRLLVQIVDRCRNGPGFHSDGEGGASVQEMLIPASKVGLVIGRGGDTIKQLQERAGVKMMMIQDGPMPTGADKPLRISGDPYKVQAARELVLEVIREKDGDFRSGRNDFSARLGGTSLDVPVPRFAVGIVIGRNGEMIKKIQNDAGVRIQFKADDGISPERVAMVIGQPDRCQHAVHLINELIQTAQERDGFGSALRGGRVRGRGDWTMGSPGPLQEVTYTIPADKCGLVIGKGGETIKSINQQSGAHVELQRNPPPSTDPNTRVFTIRGTAQQMDLARQLIDDKIGGSGIMSNGGFGFSPFTQGPAAHQNCGSGQTFLTGVWGNTYQTSWQNPGQQDPGQQNQPQSLMTDYSKAWEDYYKKQSQSSQQSSVPDYTAALAEYYRQQPYLWNPAQIQDH
- the LOC130169706 gene encoding far upstream element-binding protein 3-like isoform X6, which produces MMAELVQGQASMNQPGLKSDGLADVLQRARQMVGKMGGEAMSHLNSSSGSVEPSLYYPGQKRPGEDGVGNQLAAMGHQSRVITEDYKVPDRMVGFIIGRGGEQITRIQLESGCKIQIAADSGGLMERPCSLTGTPESIEQAKRLLVQIVDRCRNGPGFHSDGEGGASVQEMLIPASKVGLVIGRGGDTIKQLQERAGVKMMMIQDGPMPTGADKPLRISGDPYKVQAARELVLEVIREKDGDFRSGRNDFSARLGGTSLDVPVPRFAVGIVIGRNGEMIKKIQNDAGVRIQFKADDGISPERVAMVIGQPDRCQHAVHLINELIQTAQERDGFGSALRGGRVRGRGDWTMGSPGPLQEVTYTIPADKCGLVIGKGGETIKSINQQSGAHVELQRNPPPSTDPNTRVFTIRGTAQQMDLARQLIDDKIGGSGIMSNGGFGFSPFTQGPAAHQNCGSGQTFLTGVWGNTYQTSWQNPGQQDPGQSSQQSSVPDYTAALAEYYRQQPYLWNPAQIQDH
- the LOC130169706 gene encoding far upstream element-binding protein 3-like isoform X7, with protein sequence MMAELVQGQASMNQPGLKSDGLADVLQRARQMVGKMGGEAMSHLNSSSGSVEPSLYYPGQKRPGEDGVGNQLAAMGHQRVITEDYKVPDRMVGFIIGRGGEQITRIQLESGCKIQIAADSGGLMERPCSLTGTPESIEQAKRLLVQIVDRCRNGPGFHSDGEGGASVQEMLIPASKVGLVIGRGGDTIKQLQERAGVKMMMIQDGPMPTGADKPLRISGDPYKVQAARELVLEVIREKDGDFRSGRNDFSARLGGTSLDVPVPRFAVGIVIGRNGEMIKKIQNDAGVRIQFKADDGISPERVAMVIGQPDRCQHAVHLINELIQTAQERDGFGSALRGGRVRGRGDWTMGSPGPLQEVTYTIPADKCGLVIGKGGETIKSINQQSGAHVELQRNPPPSTDPNTRVFTIRGTAQQMDLARQLIDDKIGGSGIMSNGGFGFSPFTQGPAAHQNCGSGQTFLTGVWGNTYQTSWQNPGQQDPGQSSQQSSVPDYTAALAEYYRQQPYLWNPAQIQDH
- the LOC130169706 gene encoding far upstream element-binding protein 3-like isoform X1 codes for the protein MMAELVQGQASMNQPGLKSDGLADVLQRARQMVGKMGGEAMSHLNSSSGSVEPSLYYPGQKRPGEDGVGNQLAAMGHQSRVITEDYKVPDRMVGFIIGRGGEQITRIQLESGCKIQIAADSGGLMERPCSLTGTPESIEQAKRLLVQIVDRCRNGPGFHSDGEGGASVQEMLIPASKVGLVIGRGGDTIKQLQERAGVKMMMIQDGPMPTGADKPLRISGDPYKVQAARELVLEVIREKDGDFRSGRNDFSARLGGTSLDVPVPRFAVGIVIGRNGEMIKKIQNDAGVRIQFKADDGISPERVAMVIGQPDRCQHAVHLINELIQTAQERDGFGSALRGGRVRGRGDWTMGSPGPLQEVTYTIPADKCGLVIGKGGETIKSINQQSGAHVELQRNPPPSTDPNTRVFTIRGTAQQMDLARQLIDDKIGGSGIMSNGGFGFSPFTQGPAAHQNCGSGQTFLTGVWGNTYQTSWQNPGQQDPGHNMAQTGQMDYSKAWEQYYKKLGQQNQPQSLMTDYSKAWEDYYKKQSQSSQQSSVPDYTAALAEYYRQQPYLWNPAQIQDH
- the LOC130169706 gene encoding far upstream element-binding protein 3-like isoform X2, with amino-acid sequence MMAELVQGQASMNQPGLKSDGLADVLQRARQMVGKMGGEAMSHLNSSSGSVEPSLYYPGQKRPGEDGGNQLAAMGHQSRVITEDYKVPDRMVGFIIGRGGEQITRIQLESGCKIQIAADSGGLMERPCSLTGTPESIEQAKRLLVQIVDRCRNGPGFHSDGEGGASVQEMLIPASKVGLVIGRGGDTIKQLQERAGVKMMMIQDGPMPTGADKPLRISGDPYKVQAARELVLEVIREKDGDFRSGRNDFSARLGGTSLDVPVPRFAVGIVIGRNGEMIKKIQNDAGVRIQFKADDGISPERVAMVIGQPDRCQHAVHLINELIQTAQERDGFGSALRGGRVRGRGDWTMGSPGPLQEVTYTIPADKCGLVIGKGGETIKSINQQSGAHVELQRNPPPSTDPNTRVFTIRGTAQQMDLARQLIDDKIGGSGIMSNGGFGFSPFTQGPAAHQNCGSGQTFLTGVWGNTYQTSWQNPGQQDPGHNMAQTGQMDYSKAWEQYYKKLGQQNQPQSLMTDYSKAWEDYYKKQSQSSQQSSVPDYTAALAEYYRQQPYLWNPAQIQDH
- the LOC130169706 gene encoding far upstream element-binding protein 3-like isoform X4 encodes the protein MMAELVQGQASMNQPGLKSDGLADVLQRARQMVGKMGGEAMSHLNSSSGSVEPSLYYPGQKRPGEDGGNQLAAMGHQRVITEDYKVPDRMVGFIIGRGGEQITRIQLESGCKIQIAADSGGLMERPCSLTGTPESIEQAKRLLVQIVDRCRNGPGFHSDGEGGASVQEMLIPASKVGLVIGRGGDTIKQLQERAGVKMMMIQDGPMPTGADKPLRISGDPYKVQAARELVLEVIREKDGDFRSGRNDFSARLGGTSLDVPVPRFAVGIVIGRNGEMIKKIQNDAGVRIQFKADDGISPERVAMVIGQPDRCQHAVHLINELIQTAQERDGFGSALRGGRVRGRGDWTMGSPGPLQEVTYTIPADKCGLVIGKGGETIKSINQQSGAHVELQRNPPPSTDPNTRVFTIRGTAQQMDLARQLIDDKIGGSGIMSNGGFGFSPFTQGPAAHQNCGSGQTFLTGVWGNTYQTSWQNPGQQDPGHNMAQTGQMDYSKAWEQYYKKLGQQNQPQSLMTDYSKAWEDYYKKQSQSSQQSSVPDYTAALAEYYRQQPYLWNPAQIQDH
- the LOC130169706 gene encoding far upstream element-binding protein 3-like isoform X3, yielding MMAELVQGQASMNQPGLKSDGLADVLQRARQMVGKMGGEAMSHLNSSSGSVEPSLYYPGQKRPGEDGVGNQLAAMGHQRVITEDYKVPDRMVGFIIGRGGEQITRIQLESGCKIQIAADSGGLMERPCSLTGTPESIEQAKRLLVQIVDRCRNGPGFHSDGEGGASVQEMLIPASKVGLVIGRGGDTIKQLQERAGVKMMMIQDGPMPTGADKPLRISGDPYKVQAARELVLEVIREKDGDFRSGRNDFSARLGGTSLDVPVPRFAVGIVIGRNGEMIKKIQNDAGVRIQFKADDGISPERVAMVIGQPDRCQHAVHLINELIQTAQERDGFGSALRGGRVRGRGDWTMGSPGPLQEVTYTIPADKCGLVIGKGGETIKSINQQSGAHVELQRNPPPSTDPNTRVFTIRGTAQQMDLARQLIDDKIGGSGIMSNGGFGFSPFTQGPAAHQNCGSGQTFLTGVWGNTYQTSWQNPGQQDPGHNMAQTGQMDYSKAWEQYYKKLGQQNQPQSLMTDYSKAWEDYYKKQSQSSQQSSVPDYTAALAEYYRQQPYLWNPAQIQDH